One segment of Streptomyces sp. NBC_00576 DNA contains the following:
- the msrB gene encoding peptide-methionine (R)-S-oxide reductase MsrB, with translation MSYDVEKPDEQWRAELTPAEYTVLRQAGTEPAFVGEYTDTKTKGVYSCRACGAELFTSDTKFESHCGWPSFFDPKDTDAVELLSDRTHGMVRTEVRCARCGSHLGHVFEGEGYPTPTDQRYCINSISLRLAADEG, from the coding sequence ATGTCGTACGACGTCGAAAAGCCGGATGAGCAGTGGCGCGCGGAGCTGACGCCGGCCGAGTACACGGTCCTGCGCCAGGCCGGCACGGAGCCCGCCTTCGTGGGTGAGTACACGGACACCAAGACGAAGGGTGTCTACTCCTGCCGGGCCTGTGGCGCCGAACTCTTCACCTCGGACACGAAGTTCGAGTCGCACTGCGGCTGGCCGTCCTTCTTCGACCCGAAGGACACCGACGCGGTGGAACTGCTGTCGGACCGGACCCACGGCATGGTGCGGACCGAGGTGCGATGTGCGCGGTGCGGGTCGCATCTCGGACATGTGTTCGAGGGGGAGGGGTATCCGACCCCGACCGATCAGCGGTACTGCATCAACAGCATCTCGTTGCGGCTGGCGGCCGACGAGGGCTGA
- the murC gene encoding UDP-N-acetylmuramate--L-alanine ligase, producing MAPGLPIAMDRPHFIGIGGAGMSGIAKILAQRGAVVAGSDAKESETAAALRALGATVHIGHAAGHLADDATCVVVSSAIRADNPELARAAELGIPVVHRSDALARLMDGLRPIAVAGTHGKTTTTSMLAVSLSELGLNPSYAIGGDLDAPGSNALHGDGDIFVAEADESDRSFHKYAPEVAIVLNVELDHHANYASMDEIYESFETFAGRIVPGGTLVIAADQDGARELTRRLPDSVRVVTYGESADADVRVLSVVPQGLKSEVTVELDGASLTFTVSVPGRHYAHNAVAALAAGVALGVPAGELAPALAAYTGVKRRLQLKGEAAGVQVIDSYAHHPTEMTADLEAMRAAVGDARILVVFQPHLFSRTQELGKEMGESLALADASVVLDIYPAREDPIPGVTSTLIIDAARTAGADVTAVSDKAEVPETVAGMAKPGDLVLTMGAGDVTDLGPRILDRLSR from the coding sequence ATGGCACCCGGCCTTCCCATCGCCATGGACCGACCGCACTTCATCGGCATCGGTGGTGCAGGGATGTCGGGGATCGCGAAGATCCTGGCGCAGCGTGGGGCCGTGGTGGCCGGGAGTGATGCCAAGGAGTCCGAGACCGCCGCGGCGCTTCGGGCGCTGGGGGCGACCGTGCACATCGGGCACGCGGCCGGGCATCTGGCCGACGACGCCACCTGCGTCGTGGTCTCCTCCGCGATCCGGGCGGACAACCCGGAGCTGGCGCGGGCGGCGGAGCTGGGGATCCCGGTTGTCCACCGTTCGGACGCGCTCGCCCGGCTGATGGACGGCCTGCGGCCGATCGCGGTCGCGGGCACCCACGGCAAGACGACCACGACGTCGATGCTGGCGGTGTCGCTGAGTGAGCTGGGACTGAACCCCTCGTACGCGATCGGCGGCGACCTCGACGCGCCCGGCTCGAACGCCCTGCACGGCGACGGCGACATCTTCGTGGCCGAGGCGGACGAATCGGACCGCAGCTTCCACAAGTACGCGCCCGAGGTCGCGATCGTCCTCAACGTCGAACTCGACCACCACGCCAACTACGCCTCCATGGACGAGATCTACGAGTCCTTCGAGACGTTCGCGGGCCGCATCGTGCCCGGCGGGACGTTGGTGATCGCCGCCGACCAGGACGGTGCCCGCGAGCTGACGCGGCGCCTGCCGGACTCCGTGCGGGTGGTGACGTACGGGGAGTCGGCGGACGCGGATGTGCGGGTGCTGTCCGTCGTGCCCCAGGGGCTGAAGAGCGAGGTGACCGTCGAACTGGACGGGGCCTCGCTCACCTTCACGGTCTCGGTGCCCGGCCGGCACTACGCGCACAACGCGGTGGCCGCGCTGGCGGCGGGCGTCGCGCTGGGCGTGCCCGCCGGCGAGCTGGCCCCCGCCCTGGCGGCGTACACGGGGGTGAAGCGGCGGCTCCAGCTGAAGGGCGAGGCGGCGGGCGTCCAGGTCATCGACTCGTACGCCCACCACCCGACCGAGATGACGGCCGACCTGGAGGCGATGCGGGCGGCGGTCGGTGACGCGCGCATCCTGGTGGTCTTCCAGCCGCACCTCTTCTCCCGTACCCAGGAGCTGGGCAAGGAGATGGGCGAGTCGCTGGCGCTGGCGGACGCGTCGGTGGTCCTCGACATCTACCCGGCCCGCGAGGACCCCATCCCCGGCGTGACGAGCACGCTGATCATCGATGCCGCGCGGACCGCGGGCGCCGATGTCACGGCCGTGTCCGACAAGGCGGAGGTGCCCGAGACCGTCGCGGGAATGGCGAAGCCCGGTGATCTCGTTCTCACCATGGGCGCGGGTGACGTGACGGACCTGGGCCCGCGGATCCTGGACCGCCTGTCACGGTGA
- a CDS encoding carbonic anhydrase has translation MQPLIENARTFGQRPEEFAKLAAGQSPQVLFITCSDSRVVPALITGARPGELFELRTAGNIVPPYASARPTGEAATIEYAVEVLGVSDIVVCGHSHCGAVGALVRGDDLTAVPAVRDWLAHAADDPTAAATASSATDDPTVASAVQNHVLAQLLRLRSYPCVEQRLAKGQLRLRGWYYEVHTGSVREHRAATDAFEAL, from the coding sequence ATGCAGCCCCTCATCGAGAACGCCCGTACCTTCGGTCAGCGCCCTGAGGAGTTCGCCAAGCTGGCCGCAGGCCAGTCCCCCCAGGTCCTGTTCATCACCTGCTCCGATTCGAGGGTCGTGCCGGCCCTGATCACAGGTGCCAGGCCCGGCGAGCTCTTCGAACTGCGCACCGCGGGCAACATCGTTCCCCCGTACGCCTCCGCCCGCCCCACCGGCGAGGCGGCCACCATCGAGTACGCCGTGGAGGTCCTCGGCGTCAGCGACATCGTGGTCTGCGGCCACTCGCACTGCGGTGCCGTCGGCGCCCTGGTGCGCGGCGACGACCTCACCGCCGTACCCGCCGTACGCGACTGGCTCGCGCACGCCGCCGACGACCCCACGGCCGCAGCCACGGCCTCGTCCGCCACCGACGACCCGACGGTCGCCTCGGCCGTCCAGAACCACGTCCTCGCACAGCTGCTGCGGCTGCGCTCCTACCCGTGCGTGGAGCAACGCCTGGCGAAGGGTCAACTGCGGTTGCGCGGCTGGTACTACGAGGTGCACACCGGCTCCGTGCGCGAACACCGCGCCGCCACCGACGCGTTCGAAGCGCTGTGA
- a CDS encoding indole-3-glycerol phosphate synthase — translation MFTSVLMIEKALTSADVEFVTTLHGEEGVAFHVLLQPRGDQADRLLRAIDDIALGELDDAAHEGETPEGEDAAATAERALEVSLAALRVAGHEADGQIVEDHPLDALKGLVEEIDADEVIVLTDPHYVEEFFHRDWASRARHKVGVPVLKLFSHSKA, via the coding sequence GTGTTCACAAGCGTACTGATGATCGAGAAGGCCCTGACGTCCGCCGACGTGGAGTTCGTCACCACCTTGCACGGCGAGGAGGGAGTGGCCTTCCACGTGCTGCTCCAGCCCCGTGGCGATCAGGCCGACCGGTTGCTGCGGGCCATCGACGACATCGCACTGGGCGAGCTCGACGACGCGGCGCACGAAGGGGAGACCCCCGAGGGCGAGGACGCGGCGGCGACGGCGGAGCGGGCGCTGGAGGTGTCGCTGGCGGCGTTGCGGGTGGCGGGGCACGAGGCGGACGGGCAGATTGTCGAGGACCATCCGCTCGATGCGTTGAAGGGCTTGGTGGAAGAGATCGACGCGGATGAGGTCATCGTGCTGACCGATCCCCACTACGTGGAGGAGTTCTTCCACCGGGACTGGGCCTCTCGGGCTCGGCACAAGGTGGGGGTGCCGGTTTTGAAGTTGTTCTCGCACAGTAAGGCGTAG
- the zapE gene encoding cell division protein ZapE produces MPTTPAAPGFGPIADTAPLSLCVREPHVPADRLVAEMVPPPRFDSVRFGTYIPDPNQPSQTEAVRVLDGFAGGLGGAHAVGGGKRGFFGFGKVKAPKVPAGPRGVYLDGGYGVGKTHLLASLWHATPAEPALKAFGTFVELTNLVGALGFQKTVQTLSGHRLLCIDEFELDDPGDTVLVSTLLGKLVDAGVALAATSNTLPGKLGEGRFASADFLREIQGLSAHFRALRIDGEDYRHRGLPQAPAPYSEEQVTKAAYATEGSSLDDFPHLLDHLARVHPSRYGALTDGLKAVCLTDVRPVPDQSTALRLVVLADRLYDREVPVLASGLPFDQLFSEEMLNGGYRKKYFRAISRLTALARDAKGLVEHA; encoded by the coding sequence GTGCCTACCACCCCCGCCGCCCCCGGTTTCGGCCCGATAGCCGACACGGCCCCGCTGTCCCTGTGCGTCCGTGAGCCGCACGTCCCCGCGGACCGGCTGGTCGCCGAGATGGTGCCGCCGCCCCGGTTCGACTCGGTGCGCTTCGGTACGTACATCCCGGACCCGAACCAGCCCAGCCAGACCGAGGCCGTGCGCGTCCTCGACGGCTTCGCGGGCGGGCTCGGCGGGGCCCACGCCGTGGGGGGCGGCAAGCGGGGGTTCTTCGGGTTCGGGAAGGTCAAGGCGCCCAAGGTGCCGGCCGGTCCCCGTGGCGTCTACCTCGACGGCGGTTACGGCGTCGGCAAGACCCACCTCCTCGCCTCCCTCTGGCACGCCACCCCGGCCGAGCCCGCCCTCAAGGCCTTCGGCACCTTCGTGGAGCTGACGAACCTGGTCGGCGCCCTCGGCTTCCAGAAGACCGTCCAGACCCTGTCCGGACACCGGCTGCTCTGCATCGACGAGTTCGAACTGGACGACCCGGGCGACACCGTCCTCGTCTCGACGCTGCTCGGGAAGCTCGTCGACGCGGGTGTCGCGCTCGCCGCGACCTCGAACACCCTGCCGGGCAAGCTCGGTGAGGGCCGGTTCGCGTCGGCCGACTTCCTGCGCGAGATCCAGGGCCTGTCCGCCCACTTCCGCGCGTTGCGCATCGACGGCGAGGACTACCGCCACCGGGGGCTGCCCCAGGCCCCGGCGCCGTACTCCGAGGAGCAGGTGACCAAGGCGGCGTATGCCACCGAGGGCTCGTCGCTCGACGACTTCCCGCACCTCCTCGACCACCTCGCACGCGTGCACCCCAGCCGGTACGGCGCCCTCACGGACGGCCTGAAGGCCGTGTGCCTCACCGACGTGCGGCCGGTTCCCGACCAGTCGACGGCGCTGCGGCTCGTCGTGCTCGCCGACCGGCTGTACGACCGCGAGGTGCCGGTGCTCGCCTCCGGTCTGCCCTTCGACCAGTTGTTCAGCGAGGAGATGCTGAACGGCGGCTACCGCAAGAAGTACTTCCGCGCGATCTCCCGCCTGACCGCACTGGCCCGCGACGCCAAGGGTCTCGTGGAACACGCCTGA
- a CDS encoding pyrimidine reductase family protein, with amino-acid sequence MRRLFPVTEETVAGASGGAVETGGAGGSPGGAGTGDREWSLDELAAAYAYPERTNGRQEAWLRANMVSTLDGAAQHDGRSQPISSAADMRVFGTLRQLADVVLVGAETVRQEGYRPVRARPEFTAAREAAGQAEVAAVAIVSASLELDYSLPLFTSPLVPTLILTGAAAAPDRVAAAEKAGAQVVVAGDGMGVDPARAVQALADLGHTRLLAEGGPRLLGQLVAAGVLDELCLTISPMLTVGDAQRISGGPSVGVPRHFELVSLLEEAGFLFSRYHRS; translated from the coding sequence ATGCGACGCCTGTTCCCTGTGACCGAAGAGACAGTTGCCGGGGCCTCGGGAGGGGCCGTGGAAACCGGTGGTGCCGGTGGTTCGCCCGGCGGTGCCGGGACGGGCGACCGGGAGTGGAGCCTCGATGAGCTGGCCGCCGCCTACGCCTACCCCGAGCGGACGAACGGGCGCCAGGAAGCCTGGCTACGCGCCAACATGGTGTCCACGCTCGACGGCGCCGCCCAGCACGACGGCCGCTCGCAGCCCATCTCCTCCGCCGCCGACATGCGTGTCTTCGGCACCCTGAGGCAACTGGCCGACGTGGTCCTCGTCGGTGCGGAAACGGTACGCCAGGAGGGTTACCGTCCCGTTCGCGCACGTCCGGAGTTCACCGCGGCCCGGGAGGCGGCCGGACAGGCCGAGGTCGCGGCGGTCGCGATCGTCAGCGCGAGTCTGGAACTGGACTACTCGCTCCCGTTGTTCACCTCGCCCCTGGTTCCCACCCTGATCCTCACGGGTGCCGCGGCCGCTCCCGACCGGGTCGCGGCGGCCGAGAAGGCGGGTGCCCAGGTGGTCGTCGCCGGTGACGGCATGGGCGTGGACCCGGCGCGCGCCGTACAGGCCCTCGCCGACCTCGGGCACACCCGGCTGCTGGCCGAGGGCGGGCCTCGACTGCTGGGGCAACTGGTGGCGGCCGGTGTGCTCGACGAGCTGTGCCTGACGATCTCCCCGATGCTCACCGTCGGGGACGCCCAGCGGATCTCGGGCGGGCCTTCGGTGGGGGTTCCCCGTCACTTCGAACTGGTGTCGTTGCTGGAGGAGGCCGGCTTCTTGTTCAGCCGGTATCACCGCTCCTGA